In the Mycobacteriales bacterium genome, one interval contains:
- a CDS encoding MOSC N-terminal beta barrel domain-containing protein — translation MRVTQVWRYPVKSLQGERVDAVRVTAEGLAGDRRFAIFDEQTGFGLTARRVPQLLFASARAQEDGSVEITLPDGAVAADDAALSDWLGRPVTLLSTEAEVTRRYENPDDFEDEAASRWEAFNGSRGAFHDSSRAQLSLVTGATIGDRDPRRFRANVILDGTDEDQLVGSRVAVGGAVLDVRMRIQRCVMVTRPQPDDIARDLDVLRAIHRERQGCLAIGATVSRAGALSVGDALAVVEP, via the coding sequence GTGCGGGTGACACAGGTCTGGCGCTATCCGGTGAAGTCGCTGCAGGGTGAGCGGGTCGACGCGGTCCGGGTGACGGCGGAGGGCCTGGCGGGCGACCGCCGGTTCGCGATCTTCGATGAGCAGACCGGGTTCGGCCTGACGGCACGGCGCGTTCCTCAGCTGCTGTTCGCCTCGGCCCGCGCACAGGAAGACGGCAGCGTCGAGATCACCCTCCCGGACGGCGCCGTCGCCGCCGATGACGCGGCCCTCTCCGACTGGCTGGGTCGGCCGGTCACCCTCCTGTCGACCGAGGCGGAGGTCACCCGCCGCTACGAGAACCCCGACGACTTCGAGGACGAGGCGGCCAGCAGATGGGAGGCGTTCAACGGGTCGAGGGGTGCCTTCCACGACTCGTCCCGTGCCCAGCTGTCCCTGGTAACGGGTGCGACGATCGGGGACCGGGACCCGCGGAGGTTCCGGGCGAACGTCATCCTCGACGGTACGGACGAGGACCAGCTCGTCGGATCGCGGGTCGCGGTCGGCGGCGCCGTACTCGATGTGCGGATGCGCATCCAGCGGTGCGTGATGGTCACCCGGCCCCAGCCGGACGACATAGCACGCGACCTCGACGTCTTACGGGCGATACACCGCGAGCGACAGGGTTGCCTGGCGATCGGCGCGACGGTTTCGCGGGCCGGAGCGCTGTCCGTCGGCGACGCGCTGGCCGTCGTCGAGCCGTGA
- a CDS encoding phytanoyl-CoA dioxygenase family protein, whose protein sequence is MRIQISSAEYDSGRLADESLAAAVAAFDEDGYVILGGAVDPAVLDAIKPKLDEDTAELQRRGAWGGAGRRVGHLQQSMPRAPEHLYGEIVTNPLVIQVTTAVLGEGIHSHFYNGNTNLPGSEAQPLHRDSGRPEVIDVTETVSVVINMSPVDVDETNGATEIWPGTHRLPGANGVSEEAEAARRAERPPVRAATKKGDVVLRDIRLWHRGVPNLGDQARHMIGMIHSRPFFLSESCIRVPKSAAHAFDHPTLTTRMEIVDDDYDYLSEPVRT, encoded by the coding sequence ATGCGTATCCAGATCAGCTCAGCCGAATACGACTCCGGCCGGCTGGCCGACGAGAGCCTGGCCGCCGCCGTTGCGGCGTTCGACGAGGACGGATACGTCATTCTCGGTGGTGCCGTCGATCCGGCAGTGCTCGATGCCATCAAGCCGAAGCTCGACGAGGACACGGCGGAACTCCAACGCCGGGGTGCGTGGGGCGGCGCCGGGCGCCGGGTCGGCCATCTCCAGCAGTCGATGCCCCGAGCCCCGGAGCACCTCTACGGCGAGATCGTCACCAACCCGCTCGTCATCCAGGTCACCACGGCCGTGTTGGGCGAGGGCATCCACAGCCACTTCTACAACGGCAACACCAACCTCCCCGGCAGCGAGGCGCAGCCGCTGCATCGCGACAGCGGACGCCCCGAGGTGATCGACGTGACAGAGACGGTGTCCGTCGTGATCAACATGTCTCCGGTCGACGTCGACGAGACCAACGGGGCCACCGAGATCTGGCCCGGGACCCACCGGCTTCCCGGAGCGAACGGCGTCTCCGAGGAGGCCGAGGCAGCGCGCCGGGCGGAGCGGCCCCCGGTGCGGGCGGCGACGAAGAAGGGCGACGTCGTCCTCCGCGACATCCGGCTCTGGCATCGCGGCGTACCGAACCTCGGTGATCAGGCGAGACACATGATCGGCATGATCCACAGCCGCCCGTTCTTCCTCAGCGAGTCGTGTATCCGGGTGCCGAAGTCGGCCGCGCACGCCTTTGATCACCCGACGCTCACCACCCGGATGGAGATCGTCGACGACGACTACGACTACCTCTCGGAACCGGTCAGGACCTGA